One Panicum virgatum strain AP13 chromosome 3N, P.virgatum_v5, whole genome shotgun sequence DNA segment encodes these proteins:
- the LOC120665511 gene encoding autophagy-related protein 18h-like, with the protein MRRGKGGRNGLLPSSLRIISSCLKTVSSNAGSVASTVRSAGASVAASIAPQAEDEKDQVLWAGFDKLELHPSSFKHVLLVGYSNGFQVLDVEDAANVCELVSKRDGPVTFLQMQPTPVSSEGSEGFKASHPMLLVVAGDETNGHGAVQGGRLSALIRDTNSEPQAGNCISTPTVVRFYSLRSHTNVHVLRFRSAVYLVRCSPRIVAVALAAQIYCFDAVTLENKLSVLTYPLQGAPGVNIGYGPMAVGPRWLAYATNTPLLSNTGRLSPQNLTPSPGVSPSTSPSSGSLVARYAMESSKQLATGIINLGDMGYKTLSKYCQELLPDGSNSPLSSSPGRRSGKIPSSVHPMEADNAGMVVIKDFTSKAIISQFRAHTSPISALCFDPSGTLLVTASVHGHNINAFRIMPTCIANGSGTTRYDCTASHVHLYKLYRGMTSAVIQDISFSHFSQWISIVSSRGTCHIFTLSPFGGDASLQPQNSHSDGPPLAPCQSRPWWSKPSFLMDQQLHQVPSTVTHSVVSRIKNSTSGWLNTVSNVAASASGKLSVPSGAATAVFHNSIYHGSLPVPSKANALEHLLVYSPSGHVIQHELLPSSGSESSGSSSRVGPGPNSQLQDDEMHVTAEPIQWWDVCRRTNWPERDENIANIVLHDQRNCMMAVDASDCEDSEHSDSAPSNDGISGKEIMRVRERSSWYLSNAEVQINSWRIPIWQKSKICFYVMDHPAAESGETVSASGGEIEIEKLALHEVEIRRRELLPVFKQFHYTDRSSIGRNIANGGFQNGWSHIGDAHYSSVKDNGEYEPKPVAPISGFYTDMRKTANMNGLVIEPLPGPSSTVNLQQVGKCNSIESPNAASMAAHHKAENKSNGYVSTPPETNASIRPLNSYSLLDGPLDGVLPPANSACNPETTNNPVLSNGASTDIPNGCLTTVNSGQQEASDSHNSVEFTQYFQEGYCKISELDDCRELTEAVTDADSSSSHCEREKPEEDGDDMLGGVFAFSEEG; encoded by the exons ATGAGGCGGGGGAAGGGGGGAAGGAATGGGCTGCTGCCGAGCTCGCTGCGGATCATATCGTCCTGCCTCAAGACGGTGTCCTCCAACGCCGGCTCCGTCGCGTCCACCGTGCGCTCGGCGGGCGCCTCCGTGGCCGCCTCCATCGCCCCGCAGGCCGAGGACGAGAAGGACCAG GTTTTGTGGGCTGGATTTGATAAACTAGAGCTCCATCCTTCATCATTCAAGCATGTTCTGCTCGTTGGTTATTCAAATGGGTTTCAAGTGCTTGATGTCGAGGATGCTGCAAATGTTTGCGAATTGGTCTCAAAACGTGATGGACCAGTTACTTTTCTGCAAATGCAGCCCACTCCAGTCAGCTCTGAAGGTTCTGAAGGATTCAAAGCATCGCATCCCATGCTTCTGGTTGTTGCGGGTGATGAGACAAATGGCCATGGTGCAGTTCAAGGTGGTCGCTTAAGTGCACTGATCAGAGACACAAACAGCGAGCCGCAAGCTGGAAATTGCATTTCTACCCCCACTGTTGTTCGTTTCTACTCTTTGAGGTCTCACACCAATGTACATGTTCTTCGATTTCGGTCTGCTGTATATTTAGTTCGCTGCAGCCCGCGGATTGTTGCTGTAGCTCTTGCAGCACAA ATCTACTGCTTTGATGCCGTTACTCTTGAGAACAAGCTCAGCGTCTTGACATATCCTTTGCAAGGTGCACCTGGGGTAAATATTGGGTACGGCCCGATGGCTGTTGGCCCGAGATGGTTAGCATATGCCACAAATACTCCTTTATTGTCAAACACAGGCCGTTTAAGTCCACAGAATCTCACACCTTCGCCAGGAGTGAGCCCATCTACTTCTCCTAGCAGCGGAAGCTTAGTTGCTAGATATGCAATGGAGTCTAGCAAGCAACTAGCTACTGGTATTATTAATCTTGGTGACATGGGATACAAAACATTGTCAAAGTACTGCCAGGAACTTTTGCCTGATGGTTCCAActcccctttgtcatcaagccCAGGCAGAAGATCTGGTAAAATTCCTTCTAGCGTGCATCCAATGGAAGCTGACAATGCAGGAATG GTAGTCATCAAGGATTTCACTTCGAAAGCTATTATCTCGCAGTTTAGGGCTCACACAAGTCCCATATCTGCTCTTTGTTTCGACCCTAGTGGAACACTTTTGGTGACAGCCTCCGTTCATGGCCATAACATTAATGCCTTCAGGATCATGCCAACCTGCATTGCTAATGGCTCGGGCACAACTCGCTATGACTGTACTGCATCTCATGTTCATCTTTACAAACTGTATCGTGGCATGACATCTGCT GTCATACAAGACATCTCTTTTAGTCATTTTAGCCAATGGATATCTATTGTTTCATCTCGAGGTACTTGTCATATATTTACGCTGTCCCCTTTTGGTGGTGATGCCAGTCTGCAACCACAGAATTCGCACAGTGATGGGCCACCTCTTGCCCCGTGTCAGTCAAGGCCATGGTGGTCAAAACCGTCCTTTCTTATGGATCAACAGCTTCATCAAGTTCCTTCAACTGTTACACATTCAGTAGTCAGTAGAATAAAGAATAGCACTTCTGGTTGGCTAAATACTGTCAGCAATGTGGCTGCTTCTGCAAGTGGAAAACTATCTGTACCATCTGGTGCTGCCACAGCTGTTTTCCATAATTCCATCTACCATGGTTCTTTGCCAGTTCCATCGAAGGCTAATGCTCTGGAGCATCTATTGGTGTATTCACCGTCTGGTCATGTTATTCAACATGAACTTTTACCTTCTTCAGGTTCTGAGTCCTCTGGTAGCAGCTCAAGAGTTGGTCCGGGTCCTAACTCGCAACTCCAAgatgatgagatgcatgttACTGCTGAACCAATTCAATGGTGGGATGTGTGCCGTAGGACAAACTGGCCAGAAAGAGATGAAAACATTGCAAACATTGTATTGCATGACCAAAGAAACTGTATGATGGCTGTGGATGCTTCTGACTGTGAAGACAGTGAACACTCAGATTCCGCTCCATCAAATGATGGCATCTCTGGGAAAGAGATTATGAGAGTCCGAGAGAGGTCAAGCTGGTATCTATCAAATGCAGAAGTACAAATAAACTCATGGAGGATTCCCATCTGGCAGAAATCTAAG ATTTGCTTTTATGTGATGGACCATCCTGCTGCGGAGTCGGGGGAAACAGTTAGTGCTAGTGGTGGAGAAATTGAGATAGAGAAGTTAGCTCTTCATGAGGTTGAAATCAGGAGAAGGGAATTGCTCCCTGTATTCAAGCAGTTCCACTATACTGACCGAAGTTCTATTGGCAG GAATATTGCAAATGGAGGCTTTCAGAATGGCTGGTCCCACATTGGTGATGCACATTATAGTTCTGTAAAGGATAATGGTGAATATGAACCCAAGCCAGTGGCCCCCATATCTGGATTTTACACTG ATATGAGGAAAACAGCAAATATGAATGGTCTAGTTATTGAACCATTGCCTGGACCTAGCTCAACTGTTAATCTGCAGCAAGTTGGGAAGTGCAACTCTATTGAATCTCCTAATGCTGCAAGTATGGCTGCCCATCACAAAGCAGAGAACAAGAGCAACGGCTATGTATCTACGCCACCTGAAACAAATGCATCTATCAGACCATTGAACAGCTATTCCCTCTTGGATGGACCTCTTGATGGAGTGCTGCCTCCTGCAAACAGCGCATGCAATCCTGAAACAACTAATAATCCTGTGCTCAGCAATGGTGCAAGCACTGATATACCAAATGGGTGTCTCACCACTGTCAATTCTGGACAGCAGGAGGCGTCTGATTCCCACAACTCAGTGGAGTTTACCCAGTATTTCCAAGAGGGCTATTGTAAGATATCAGAACTCGATGACTGCCGTGAGTTAACTGAAGCTGTTACTGATgctgacagcagcagcagccactgcGAGAGAGAGAAGCCCGAGGAAGATGGGGATGACATGCTTGGAGGAGTTTTTGCCTTCAGTGAAGAAG GTTGA